From one Paeniglutamicibacter psychrophenolicus genomic stretch:
- a CDS encoding GNAT family N-acetyltransferase — MRILLQTARLVLREFTADDAGLLVELDADPRVMRYISNGVPTPRAEITDEYIPAYLRYHRAGPDFGFWVAQLRGTGEFTGWFHLRPEPGSPATDPELGYRLKHEFWGRGLATEGARALIAHGFSVPPVTRIHASTMAVNTASRLVMEKCGMDLVRHFVADWPVHIDGDELGDVEYAITREQWLAASSESPGT; from the coding sequence ATGAGGATCCTGCTGCAGACCGCGCGGCTGGTGTTGCGCGAATTCACCGCCGACGATGCCGGGCTGCTGGTTGAACTGGACGCCGATCCGCGGGTCATGCGCTACATCTCCAACGGCGTGCCAACCCCGCGGGCCGAGATCACCGACGAATACATCCCCGCCTACCTCAGGTACCACCGGGCGGGCCCGGACTTCGGGTTCTGGGTGGCCCAGCTGCGCGGCACCGGCGAATTCACTGGCTGGTTCCACCTGCGCCCCGAGCCGGGGTCCCCGGCCACGGACCCGGAGCTGGGCTACCGGCTCAAACACGAATTCTGGGGCCGCGGGCTGGCCACCGAGGGCGCCCGCGCGCTGATCGCCCACGGCTTCTCCGTTCCCCCGGTCACCCGCATCCATGCCAGCACCATGGCGGTGAACACCGCCTCGCGGCTGGTCATGGAAAAGTGCGGGATGGATTTGGTGCGCCACTTCGTTGCCGACTGGCCGGTGCACATCGACGGGGACGAGCTCGGCGACGTCGAATACGCCATCACCCGCGAGCAGTGGCTGGCCGCCAGCTCCGAATCCCCCGGCACCTAG
- a CDS encoding carbohydrate ABC transporter permease, which yields MRVSATERTLNYAILIGFSLIVLTPVLSILAAAFGPANASAAREGAFHPGNFATAWVEGRFGQYMGTSVLVAVIVVSLSVLLSILSGYAFGTMRFRGEQSLFYLFLLGIMVPSEAIIVPLFFDLRTFGLTDTVWAVALPQVAQSVAFGTYWMRAYFKSVNPSIMDAARVDGASKGRILFSILVPMGRPAITTMVVLMFMWTWNEFLIPLVMSPSGEFRTAPLGLAFFQGQYTQGTALLAAAAVMVALPVVVLYFLMQRHFIKGMLEGAVKE from the coding sequence ATGAGGGTCTCGGCCACCGAGCGGACGCTGAACTACGCCATCCTCATCGGTTTTTCCCTCATTGTGCTCACCCCCGTCCTTTCCATCCTGGCCGCCGCGTTCGGCCCGGCCAACGCCTCCGCAGCCCGCGAGGGCGCCTTCCACCCGGGCAACTTCGCCACCGCCTGGGTGGAGGGCCGCTTCGGGCAGTACATGGGCACCTCGGTGCTCGTGGCGGTCATCGTGGTGTCCCTGTCCGTGCTGCTCTCGATCCTGTCGGGCTACGCGTTCGGGACCATGAGGTTCCGCGGCGAGCAGTCCCTGTTCTACCTCTTCCTGCTGGGCATCATGGTGCCCTCCGAGGCCATCATCGTGCCGCTGTTCTTCGACCTGCGCACCTTCGGGCTCACCGACACCGTCTGGGCTGTGGCGCTGCCGCAGGTCGCCCAGTCCGTGGCGTTCGGCACCTACTGGATGCGCGCCTACTTCAAGAGCGTGAACCCCTCGATCATGGACGCCGCGCGCGTGGACGGGGCCTCGAAGGGCCGCATCCTGTTCTCCATCCTGGTGCCCATGGGCCGCCCGGCGATCACCACCATGGTGGTGCTGATGTTCATGTGGACCTGGAACGAGTTCCTGATCCCGCTGGTCATGTCCCCCTCCGGGGAATTCCGCACCGCGCCGCTGGGCCTGGCCTTCTTCCAGGGCCAATACACCCAGGGCACGGCGCTGCTGGCCGCCGCCGCGGTGATGGTCGCGCTGCCCGTGGTGGTGCTCTACTTCCTGATGCAGCGCCACTTCATCAAGGGCATGCTCGAGGGAGCCGTCAAGGAATAA
- a CDS encoding carbohydrate ABC transporter permease, whose protein sequence is MRALPRASSGHGAPGRHTARQGRAITPYLFIAPAFIIYAAFMLYPLARAVHLSLYDWDGLSLATFVGTGNYTDILSDTRLRAAFGHAGAFIFFYAVLPCGIGLVLAAVLTRAKARGLALFRTLVFLPQVIAMVVVSVAFKQIYAPDGLLNSVLRSIGLDSLTRAWLGDYVFSLPAVGLIGSWVSTGLVTVLLLAGMARIPTELFEAARLDGAGAVREFLYIIVPSVRAELTVALTLTIVASLKTFDLIYMTTSGGPGSSTTVPSYEVYRRAFETGQVGSAAAIGVTLTIIIFLVTLAVNRISERGA, encoded by the coding sequence ATGCGGGCTTTACCCAGGGCAAGTAGCGGACACGGCGCCCCCGGCAGGCACACGGCCCGCCAGGGGCGCGCCATCACCCCCTACCTCTTCATCGCCCCGGCCTTCATCATCTACGCGGCGTTCATGCTCTACCCGCTGGCCCGCGCCGTGCACCTCTCGCTCTACGACTGGGACGGGCTGAGCCTGGCGACCTTCGTGGGGACGGGAAACTACACCGACATCCTCTCCGACACGCGCCTGCGCGCCGCGTTCGGGCACGCCGGCGCCTTCATCTTCTTCTACGCGGTGCTGCCCTGCGGGATCGGGCTGGTGCTTGCAGCGGTGCTCACCCGGGCCAAGGCCCGCGGGCTGGCGCTCTTCCGCACCCTGGTGTTCCTGCCCCAGGTCATTGCGATGGTCGTGGTCTCGGTGGCCTTCAAGCAGATCTACGCGCCCGACGGGCTGCTGAACTCCGTGCTGCGCTCCATCGGGCTGGATTCCCTCACGCGCGCGTGGCTCGGGGACTACGTCTTCTCGCTGCCCGCCGTCGGGCTGATCGGCTCCTGGGTGTCAACCGGCCTGGTCACCGTGCTGCTGCTGGCCGGCATGGCCAGGATCCCGACCGAGCTCTTCGAGGCCGCCCGGCTGGACGGCGCCGGGGCGGTGCGCGAGTTCCTCTACATCATCGTCCCCTCGGTGCGCGCCGAGCTCACCGTGGCCCTCACGCTGACCATCGTCGCCTCGCTGAAGACCTTCGACCTGATCTACATGACCACCTCCGGCGGGCCCGGCTCCTCCACCACGGTGCCCAGCTACGAGGTCTACCGGCGGGCGTTCGAGACCGGGCAGGTCGGCAGTGCCGCGGCCATCGGCGTCACCCTGACCATCATCATCTTCCTGGTGACCCTGGCCGTGAACCGGATCTCGGAGCGCGGCGCATGA
- a CDS encoding ABC transporter substrate-binding protein, with the protein MSPRGKTRTLALAATAALALLLSACAPGSEAPAPSTPQSGATIEKDVSKMGEATLTVWDQEVRGGQNEQMTKLNDAFEAKYPNITIKRNSQSFEDLGKTLRLALSGTDAPDVVQANNARNTMGAFVKAGQLLPLDDWAKAYGWSDRYPASVLKYSQYSTDGTTFGSGSVYGLPQVGEVVGVFYSKKKLESLGLEVPADWAAFESAIATAKEKGETPLLLGNIEKWPAGHVFGPIQGAKVPAEQIEKLGFGNAGASWTTPENQAAAQTLADWSAKGYFNKGVNGTDYDAAWQKLTKGEGVFLMGGSWMAADLADAMGEDVGFFAPPATAGEGAHTTGGTGLPFTVTAKTKNADLAAAYIDFITNEDAMKVLADTGNLPVLDTAAHAPASGVLKDVYTAFESVTTDGVLLPYLDYATPTMGDTLGDSLQGLLDGRIDAKAFTEAMEADYAGFTQGK; encoded by the coding sequence ATGTCACCCAGAGGCAAAACCCGCACACTGGCGCTGGCCGCCACCGCAGCCCTCGCCCTGCTGCTTTCGGCCTGCGCCCCCGGCTCCGAGGCCCCTGCCCCGTCGACGCCGCAAAGCGGCGCTACCATCGAAAAGGATGTCTCCAAGATGGGCGAGGCCACGCTCACCGTCTGGGACCAGGAGGTCCGCGGCGGGCAGAACGAGCAGATGACCAAGCTCAACGACGCCTTCGAGGCCAAGTACCCGAACATCACCATCAAGCGGAACTCCCAGTCCTTCGAGGACCTGGGCAAGACCCTGCGCCTGGCCCTCTCGGGCACCGACGCCCCCGACGTGGTCCAGGCCAACAACGCCCGCAACACCATGGGCGCGTTCGTCAAGGCCGGGCAGCTGCTGCCGCTGGACGACTGGGCCAAGGCCTACGGCTGGAGTGACCGCTACCCGGCCTCGGTGCTGAAGTACTCGCAGTACTCCACCGACGGCACCACCTTCGGCTCCGGCTCGGTCTACGGGCTGCCGCAGGTCGGCGAGGTCGTGGGCGTGTTCTACTCCAAGAAGAAGCTCGAATCCCTGGGCCTGGAGGTCCCCGCCGACTGGGCGGCGTTCGAATCGGCCATCGCCACCGCCAAGGAGAAGGGCGAGACCCCGCTGCTGCTGGGCAACATCGAGAAGTGGCCCGCCGGGCACGTCTTCGGCCCCATCCAGGGCGCCAAGGTCCCCGCGGAGCAGATCGAGAAGCTCGGCTTCGGCAACGCCGGTGCCTCCTGGACCACACCGGAGAACCAGGCCGCCGCGCAGACGCTGGCCGACTGGAGCGCCAAGGGCTACTTCAACAAGGGCGTCAACGGCACCGACTACGACGCCGCCTGGCAGAAACTGACCAAGGGCGAGGGCGTGTTCCTGATGGGCGGCTCCTGGATGGCCGCGGATTTGGCCGACGCCATGGGCGAGGACGTCGGGTTCTTCGCCCCGCCGGCCACCGCCGGGGAAGGCGCGCACACCACCGGCGGCACCGGGCTGCCCTTCACCGTGACCGCCAAGACCAAGAACGCGGACCTGGCCGCCGCCTACATCGACTTCATCACCAACGAGGACGCGATGAAGGTCCTGGCCGACACCGGGAACCTGCCGGTGCTCGACACCGCGGCGCACGCCCCGGCATCGGGCGTGCTCAAGGACGTGTACACCGCGTTCGAGTCGGTGACCACCGACGGGGTGCTGCTGCCGTACCTGGACTACGCGACCCCGACCATGGGCGACACCCTCGGCGACTCGCTGCAGGGCCTGCTCGATGGCCGGATCGATGCGAAGGCCTTCACCGAGGCCATGGAAGCGGACTATGCGGGCTTTACCCAGGGCAAGTAG
- a CDS encoding PfkB family carbohydrate kinase produces MNTASEPDTELDLFLTGSLFFDIIFTGLPTAPQPGTEVWAEGMGSVPGGIANLAVAAARLGLSTGLSAGFGDDAYGAWSWSLLEEQEGIDLSRSRIFEGWHSALTVSLARGGDRSMITHGHPMPISAAELIGTPPTSKAMIAELAMPGHGEPWWIATHPRQGKVFAAVGWDPTEKWDTSTLNDLELCHGFLPNHVEAMAYSRTDSPDAALKALSSRAPLVVITRGVDGAIAIDSSTGEQASVPSLRVAAIDPTGAGDVFSAGIVLGTLAGWPLERRLLFSTLCSALAVKHFGGSLASPGWGDIADWWESTKLRARENAECADVAKRYGFLDEVLPQHKPNAVRRAEATFGLLTEAEAHYRPHGHDPLPPSR; encoded by the coding sequence GTGAACACCGCATCCGAGCCCGACACCGAACTCGACCTGTTCCTCACCGGCTCGCTCTTTTTTGACATCATCTTCACCGGCCTGCCCACCGCCCCGCAGCCCGGCACCGAGGTCTGGGCCGAGGGCATGGGGTCGGTCCCCGGCGGCATCGCCAACCTCGCGGTGGCCGCCGCCAGGCTCGGCCTGTCCACCGGGCTGTCGGCCGGCTTCGGGGACGACGCGTACGGTGCCTGGTCGTGGTCGCTGCTGGAGGAGCAGGAGGGCATCGACCTGAGCCGTTCGCGCATCTTCGAGGGCTGGCACTCGGCGCTCACCGTCTCCCTGGCCCGCGGCGGGGACCGCTCCATGATCACCCACGGCCACCCGATGCCCATCAGCGCCGCCGAGCTCATCGGCACCCCGCCCACCTCCAAGGCCATGATCGCCGAACTGGCCATGCCCGGGCACGGGGAACCCTGGTGGATCGCCACGCACCCGAGGCAGGGCAAGGTCTTCGCCGCGGTCGGCTGGGACCCCACCGAGAAGTGGGACACCTCCACGCTCAACGACCTGGAACTCTGCCACGGTTTCCTGCCCAACCACGTCGAGGCCATGGCCTACTCCCGCACCGACTCGCCCGACGCCGCACTCAAGGCGCTCTCCTCCCGCGCACCCCTGGTGGTCATCACCCGCGGCGTGGACGGGGCCATCGCCATCGACTCCTCCACCGGGGAACAGGCCAGCGTTCCCAGCCTGCGCGTGGCGGCCATCGACCCGACCGGCGCCGGGGACGTGTTCTCGGCCGGCATCGTGCTGGGCACCCTGGCCGGCTGGCCGCTGGAACGGCGGCTGCTTTTCTCCACGCTCTGCTCGGCCCTGGCCGTGAAGCACTTCGGCGGTTCCCTGGCCTCCCCGGGCTGGGGCGACATTGCCGACTGGTGGGAATCGACGAAGCTGCGCGCCCGGGAAAACGCCGAATGCGCCGACGTCGCCAAGCGCTACGGCTTCCTCGACGAGGTGCTCCCGCAGCACAAGCCCAATGCCGTGCGCCGCGCCGAGGCCACCTTCGGGCTGCTGACCGAGGCCGAGGCCCACTACCGTCCGCACGGGCACGACCCGCTGCCGCCCTCCCGCTGA
- a CDS encoding DeoR/GlpR family DNA-binding transcription regulator, translated as MLISARQGSILRRLQETGDVSVQELANDLGVSPSTIRRDLNLLSSEGHLRRVHGGGSLDSDKIDFREVLARSSPAKEKIANRAAELVEDGDVVLLDIGTTTAMLARALRGRRITVITSSLAVLDELRTDPEVELVILGGVLRRSYHSLVGSLTLASLANIRANISFLGCSGIREDTTVQDTTGIEVPVKQAILDTSAKIVLLADETKFPGVGIRDVCTAARITTLVTSRGADPRTLEAFRKSGSEVVLA; from the coding sequence ATGCTGATAAGTGCGAGGCAGGGCTCGATCCTGCGCCGGCTCCAGGAGACCGGGGACGTCTCGGTCCAGGAACTGGCCAACGACCTGGGTGTGAGCCCGTCGACCATCAGGCGGGACCTGAACCTGCTCTCCTCCGAGGGCCACCTGCGCCGGGTCCACGGGGGCGGGTCCCTGGACTCGGACAAGATCGACTTCCGCGAGGTGCTGGCCAGGAGCTCGCCGGCCAAGGAAAAGATCGCCAACCGGGCCGCGGAGCTCGTCGAGGACGGCGACGTGGTGCTGCTGGACATCGGCACCACCACCGCAATGCTGGCCCGGGCCCTGCGCGGGCGCAGGATCACGGTCATCACCTCCAGCCTGGCGGTGCTTGACGAGCTGCGCACCGACCCCGAGGTGGAATTGGTCATCCTCGGCGGAGTGCTGCGCCGCTCCTACCACTCGCTCGTGGGCTCGCTGACGCTGGCGTCGCTGGCCAACATCCGGGCGAACATCAGCTTCCTGGGCTGCAGCGGCATCAGGGAAGACACCACGGTGCAGGACACCACCGGCATCGAGGTGCCAGTCAAGCAGGCCATCCTGGACACCAGCGCGAAGATCGTGCTGCTGGCCGACGAGACCAAGTTCCCCGGGGTGGGGATCCGCGACGTCTGCACCGCCGCGCGGATCACCACGCTGGTGACAAGCCGGGGTGCCGATCCGCGCACCCTCGAAGCATTCAGGAAATCAGGAAGCGAAGTGGTTCTGGCATGA
- a CDS encoding 6-phospho-beta-glucosidase, which translates to MKLTIIGGGGFRVPQIFEALSAGNEAVRITELCLFDSHSERVAAIESVLSQMAPSLPAPPKVTTAASLDEAVTGARFIFSAMRIGGTEGRIQDERVALEMGVLGQETTGPGGLAYALRTLPHARDLAERVARHAPQATVINFTNPAGIVTEAMREALGDRVVGICDTPIGLMRRAVAAIGSTPDAVDFDYVGLNHLGWLRSLVVDGVDKLPSLLADDAALQGIEEARLMGPDWVRALGAIPNEYLYYYYFQREATARLRGPEPTRGEFLHRQQSGFYKDAAAHPERALDAWLATKHEREASYMAESRPEDQRTNREASDIEGGGYQQVALDLMAALLGGTPATMILNVANRGVVPELPDDAVIEVPCTVSAAGIVPKHIAPVTGEMLGLLQQVKAVERMVIAASRERSETLAWRALAAHPLVDSISVARQLLQNYRERIPGVAEALSPGA; encoded by the coding sequence ATGAAACTGACCATCATCGGCGGCGGCGGATTCAGGGTCCCGCAGATCTTCGAGGCGCTCTCTGCCGGGAACGAGGCCGTGCGCATCACCGAACTGTGCCTCTTCGACTCCCATTCGGAACGGGTGGCGGCGATCGAGTCCGTGCTGTCCCAGATGGCACCCTCCCTGCCCGCACCCCCGAAGGTCACCACCGCCGCGTCGCTGGACGAGGCGGTCACCGGGGCCAGGTTTATCTTCTCCGCCATGCGCATCGGCGGGACCGAAGGGCGGATCCAGGACGAGCGCGTCGCCCTGGAAATGGGCGTCCTCGGGCAGGAAACCACAGGGCCCGGCGGCCTGGCCTACGCCCTGCGCACCCTGCCGCACGCCCGGGACCTGGCCGAACGCGTGGCCAGGCACGCGCCGCAGGCCACCGTCATCAACTTCACCAACCCCGCCGGCATCGTCACCGAGGCCATGCGCGAGGCGCTGGGGGACCGGGTCGTGGGGATCTGCGACACCCCCATCGGCCTGATGCGCCGGGCGGTGGCCGCCATCGGCTCCACCCCGGACGCGGTGGACTTCGACTACGTGGGCCTGAACCACCTGGGCTGGCTGCGCTCCCTGGTGGTGGACGGGGTGGACAAGCTGCCTTCGCTGCTGGCCGACGACGCGGCGCTTCAGGGGATTGAGGAGGCCCGGCTGATGGGCCCGGACTGGGTCCGGGCGCTGGGCGCGATCCCCAACGAGTACCTGTACTACTACTACTTCCAGCGCGAGGCCACGGCGCGGCTGCGCGGCCCGGAGCCCACCCGCGGGGAGTTCCTGCACCGCCAGCAATCGGGCTTCTACAAGGATGCCGCCGCGCACCCGGAACGCGCGCTGGATGCCTGGCTGGCCACCAAGCACGAGCGCGAGGCCAGCTACATGGCCGAAAGCCGGCCCGAGGACCAGCGCACCAACCGGGAGGCCTCGGACATCGAGGGCGGGGGCTACCAGCAGGTCGCCCTGGATTTGATGGCCGCGCTGCTGGGCGGGACTCCGGCCACCATGATCCTGAACGTCGCCAACCGCGGGGTGGTGCCCGAGCTGCCCGACGACGCGGTGATCGAGGTGCCATGCACCGTCAGCGCCGCCGGCATCGTGCCCAAGCACATCGCGCCGGTCACCGGGGAGATGCTCGGGCTGCTGCAGCAGGTCAAGGCCGTGGAGCGGATGGTCATCGCAGCCTCGAGGGAAAGAAGCGAGACGCTGGCCTGGCGGGCGCTGGCCGCCCACCCGCTGGTGGACTCGATCTCCGTCGCCCGGCAATTGCTGCAGAACTACCGGGAACGGATCCCGGGGGTGGCCGAAGCGTTGTCCCCGGGTGCCTGA
- a CDS encoding carboxylate-amine ligase, whose protein sequence is MRTFGIEQEFFLINPATGLPAVPRHHVHNELMALRSGGTHTHPEFLACQVENSTPICTTGAEALEAVVSARRELSAVAREAGLQLVGLGTAPRIPAGPAAVHASERYYAINRFCPGITSEHYLCGTHVHVGIEDLETGVQALNSLRQWLPLLTALGANSPFWRGADSGFASWRSIAYLRWSIHGIPPHFADARDYLARMEFLLASDVVLDAGHIGWGARLSARFPTLEIRVADAQMGARDVVVLALVMRALVSAGANSPGRIPDPAPEALDMAQWQAAKFGTRGNHYDLAAGTKASLDRRLDALLNYIGGELEDSGDTDFVGAGLARIAGEGNGAAAQRRFFHAGGFDALISEAGARLLD, encoded by the coding sequence GTGCGCACCTTCGGCATCGAGCAGGAATTCTTCCTCATCAATCCCGCCACCGGGCTTCCGGCGGTGCCCCGCCACCATGTCCACAACGAGCTCATGGCCCTGCGCAGCGGCGGTACCCACACGCATCCGGAGTTCCTGGCCTGCCAGGTGGAAAACAGCACCCCGATCTGCACCACGGGCGCGGAGGCGCTCGAGGCGGTGGTCTCCGCCCGGCGGGAGCTCTCCGCGGTCGCCCGCGAGGCCGGGCTGCAACTGGTCGGGCTGGGCACCGCGCCGCGGATCCCTGCCGGCCCGGCGGCCGTCCACGCCTCGGAACGCTACTACGCCATCAACCGGTTTTGCCCCGGCATCACCTCCGAGCACTACCTCTGCGGCACGCACGTGCACGTGGGCATCGAGGACCTCGAAACCGGGGTCCAGGCACTGAACTCCTTGCGCCAGTGGCTGCCGTTGCTCACGGCGCTGGGCGCCAACTCGCCTTTCTGGCGCGGCGCCGACAGCGGCTTCGCGTCCTGGCGCAGCATCGCGTACCTGCGCTGGTCGATCCACGGGATCCCGCCGCACTTCGCCGACGCCCGGGACTACCTGGCGCGCATGGAATTCCTGCTGGCCTCCGACGTGGTCCTGGATGCCGGGCACATCGGCTGGGGCGCGAGGCTCTCGGCCCGCTTCCCGACCCTGGAGATCAGGGTGGCCGATGCCCAGATGGGTGCCAGGGACGTGGTGGTGCTGGCGCTGGTGATGCGCGCGCTGGTGTCCGCCGGGGCCAACAGCCCCGGCCGGATCCCGGATCCCGCACCCGAGGCCCTGGACATGGCCCAATGGCAGGCGGCGAAGTTCGGGACCCGGGGAAACCACTACGACCTGGCCGCCGGCACCAAGGCCAGCCTGGACCGGCGCCTGGATGCCCTGCTGAACTACATCGGAGGGGAACTGGAGGACAGCGGCGACACCGACTTCGTGGGTGCCGGGCTGGCGCGCATCGCCGGCGAGGGCAACGGTGCAGCTGCCCAGCGGCGCTTCTTCCACGCCGGCGGATTCGATGCACTGATTTCCGAGGCCGGGGCCCGGCTCCTGGACTGA
- a CDS encoding ABC-F family ATP-binding cassette domain-containing protein: MTATLVAKDLAGGHAHRTLFSSLSFTVSPGDVIGVVGANGAGKSTLLRLLAGVDAPLGGSVSSAPDGAFIGWLPQEHERIEGETIDAYLARRTGCAAATHAMESTAEALGSGAPGADDAYAAAFDHWMAAGAADLEDRAPATLAELGLTLPTDTLMTALSGGQVARVALAALLLSRFDLVLLDEPTNDLDLAGLERLESFVSSLRTGVVLVSHDREFLARCVTRIVELDLAQNQVAVYDGGYDSYLEERAINRRHAREAYDEFADKKADLVSRARTQREWSSQGVRNAMKKSPDNDKLRRKASNESSEKQAQKVRQMESRIKRLDEVAEPRKEWVLQFEIAAAPRSSSVVSTLNEAIVTRGDFTFGPVSAQVNAGERIGITGPNGAGKSTLLNLLLGHLAPDAGSASLGSSVAIGEIDQARSQLPEDSALGDAFELAVPEMNPAEARTLLAKFGLKAHQTASLVRDLSPGERTRSGLALLQARGVNLLVLDEPTNHLDLPAIEQLEEALESYEGALLLVTHDRRLLDNVRLDARWEVEAGKVRIGINS; encoded by the coding sequence ATGACTGCAACACTCGTGGCCAAGGACCTTGCCGGCGGCCACGCCCACCGAACCCTTTTCTCCTCCCTCAGCTTCACCGTCTCCCCCGGAGACGTCATCGGGGTGGTGGGGGCCAACGGCGCCGGCAAGTCCACGCTGCTGCGGCTGCTCGCCGGGGTCGATGCCCCGCTGGGCGGATCCGTCTCCAGTGCCCCCGACGGCGCGTTCATCGGCTGGCTGCCGCAGGAACACGAACGCATCGAGGGTGAAACCATCGACGCCTACCTGGCCCGGCGCACCGGCTGCGCAGCTGCCACGCACGCCATGGAATCCACCGCCGAGGCCCTGGGCTCCGGGGCACCGGGTGCCGACGACGCCTACGCCGCTGCCTTCGACCACTGGATGGCCGCCGGCGCCGCGGACCTCGAGGACCGCGCCCCGGCCACGCTGGCCGAACTCGGCCTCACCCTGCCCACCGACACCCTGATGACCGCGCTGTCCGGCGGGCAGGTCGCCCGTGTCGCCCTGGCCGCGCTGCTGCTGAGCCGCTTCGACCTGGTATTGCTCGACGAGCCGACCAACGACCTTGACCTGGCCGGGCTCGAACGCCTCGAATCCTTCGTCTCCTCGCTGCGCACCGGCGTGGTGCTGGTGTCACACGACCGCGAATTCCTGGCCCGCTGCGTCACGCGCATCGTCGAACTGGACCTGGCGCAGAACCAGGTCGCGGTGTACGACGGCGGCTACGACTCCTACCTGGAGGAACGCGCCATCAACCGCCGGCACGCCCGCGAGGCCTACGATGAGTTCGCCGACAAGAAGGCGGACCTCGTCTCCCGCGCCCGCACCCAGCGCGAGTGGTCCTCCCAGGGTGTGCGCAATGCCATGAAGAAGAGCCCCGACAACGACAAGCTCCGGCGCAAGGCGTCCAACGAGTCCTCGGAGAAGCAGGCGCAGAAGGTCCGCCAGATGGAGTCGCGCATCAAGCGCCTGGACGAGGTCGCCGAGCCGCGCAAGGAATGGGTGCTGCAATTCGAGATCGCAGCCGCCCCGCGCTCCTCCTCCGTCGTCTCCACGCTCAACGAGGCAATCGTCACCCGCGGGGACTTCACCTTCGGCCCGGTCTCCGCCCAGGTCAATGCCGGGGAGCGGATCGGCATCACCGGACCCAACGGAGCGGGCAAGTCCACGCTGCTGAACCTGCTGCTCGGGCACCTGGCCCCGGACGCCGGCTCCGCCTCGCTGGGTTCCTCGGTGGCCATCGGCGAGATCGACCAGGCGCGCAGCCAGCTGCCCGAGGATTCCGCCCTGGGCGATGCCTTCGAGCTGGCGGTTCCGGAGATGAACCCCGCCGAGGCCCGCACGCTGCTGGCCAAGTTCGGGCTCAAGGCGCACCAGACCGCCTCCCTGGTCCGCGACCTGTCCCCCGGCGAACGCACGCGCTCGGGCCTGGCCCTGCTGCAGGCGCGCGGGGTGAACCTGCTGGTCCTCGACGAGCCGACCAACCACCTGGACCTGCCGGCCATCGAGCAGCTCGAGGAGGCCCTGGAATCCTACGAGGGCGCCCTGCTGCTGGTGACCCACGACCGCCGGCTGCTGGACAATGTCCGGCTCGATGCCCGCTGGGAAGTCGAAGCCGGGAAGGTGCGCATCGGCATCAACTCGTAG
- a CDS encoding SH3 domain-containing protein, whose product MAGSKAKTLEQFYGVAPKSKPTAAKPPAPKSGTVKNSRKTTANLNLRRGPSTGSTIIRTVPRGSAVHLTGKKSGTWVQATHRGTTGWMSSQYLR is encoded by the coding sequence ATGGCGGGGTCCAAGGCCAAGACCCTGGAGCAGTTCTACGGCGTCGCCCCGAAATCCAAGCCCACCGCTGCCAAGCCCCCGGCACCCAAATCCGGCACCGTGAAGAACTCCAGGAAGACCACCGCAAACCTGAACCTGCGCCGTGGACCGTCCACCGGCAGCACCATCATCAGGACGGTGCCCCGGGGCTCGGCGGTGCATTTGACCGGCAAGAAATCCGGGACCTGGGTCCAGGCCACGCACCGCGGCACGACCGGGTGGATGAGCTCGCAGTACCTGCGCTGA
- a CDS encoding M15 family metallopeptidase has protein sequence MSTRHQRPAAFGAAAFALAIAISPLAAPPAVATPASTHQVVQVELDASPARSAAAALATKPKPPRDPAKSDVLVNKKYPLVPRKYVPRLTEVPGTGIRLQPPAAKAYRKLVAAARRDGVNIRLTSGYRSYAVQKGLLEKYTRAYGSTYARRIAAKPGSSEHQTGLAIDVGNRNRACALQACFATTKVGKWMAKNAPRHGFILRYPKGMESVTGYAYEPWHFR, from the coding sequence ATGAGCACACGGCACCAACGCCCGGCCGCATTCGGCGCCGCCGCATTCGCCCTGGCGATCGCGATCTCCCCGTTGGCGGCCCCGCCCGCCGTGGCCACGCCGGCTTCAACGCACCAGGTGGTGCAAGTGGAGCTCGATGCCTCGCCGGCGAGGTCCGCCGCGGCTGCGTTGGCCACCAAGCCCAAGCCCCCGCGGGACCCGGCCAAGTCCGATGTCCTGGTCAACAAGAAATACCCGTTGGTGCCCCGGAAGTACGTGCCGAGGCTCACCGAGGTGCCCGGCACGGGGATCCGCCTGCAGCCACCGGCGGCCAAGGCCTACAGGAAGCTGGTTGCCGCGGCCCGCCGCGACGGGGTGAACATCAGGCTCACTTCCGGCTACCGGTCCTACGCGGTGCAAAAGGGACTGCTCGAGAAGTACACCCGCGCCTATGGATCGACCTACGCCCGGCGCATCGCGGCCAAACCCGGCAGCTCCGAGCACCAGACCGGGCTGGCCATCGACGTGGGTAATCGCAACCGCGCCTGCGCGCTGCAGGCCTGCTTCGCCACTACCAAGGTCGGCAAGTGGATGGCCAAGAACGCGCCGAGGCACGGCTTCATCCTGCGCTATCCCAAGGGCATGGAATCGGTCACCGGCTACGCCTACGAGCCGTGGCACTTCCGCTAG